Proteins from one Chroococcidiopsis sp. CCMEE 29 genomic window:
- a CDS encoding efflux RND transporter permease subunit, whose amino-acid sequence MTRQRGEYYLPFNFPSMYILFYRNFRLLILAIVLIIVWGLSSYQSLPRLEDPELTSRVAVVKTFFPGASAERVEALVTEKIEKELSAIEEIETYESTSRAGVSIITVELLERVNRERVDGVWSRVRDKLRDAQVKLPSGATDPELAESEVRAYALLAALTWEQDDPPNYAILYRRAKSLEDELRAIAGTEDVEIFGAPDEEIAVEVSSADLAALGITAQQLSQQIQQSDSKAAAGQLRANHDLLIEVKGELDSLERIRQIPIRCNACGTDAEGQFIHLSNIAQVKKGIVEPASNLALIGDRPAVVVGAYVESDYRLDRWAKVAHKTLDQFRQQLPSGMKLQVLLDQNTYVTARLNNLILNLLFGAVLLFAVTIFMMGFQSALVVQAALPLSVLIVFGCMGLIGIPLHQMSVTGLIVSLGILIDNAIIVVDEVQNRLKQGLPPATAVAESVRYLTAPLIAATLTTVISFLPIPLLPGSVGEFVGTIGLNVILAVSASLFVALTITPVLAARLHRYWTARRIRRSGLRSTPIWWQDGFSHPLLTHFYRRTLDWTYARPMWGIVLSLILPLAGFGLATTLELQFFPPADRDQMRVEVELPASASLQQTQSLVQQVQEKLLQHAEVVDVNWFIGESAPQIYYNQPVGREGESNFANAIVQLQEVAPNSLLQQLQALMDEAFPAARVLVRQFEQGPPFDAPIELRIYGSDLNRLQELGEQTRTLLAQTAKVTHTRARLNEVQPQLGLRVDEEAARSLGLSHASIAQQLDTTLEGIQGGSVLESTEDLPVRVRLSNSVRGDLDQIRSLDLLTPSREAPNSLNSTPLLGLGEVQLEPKPSAITRRNGQRVNTVQGFIAVGTLPATVLPEFQQRLTEQLKLPSGYSFEFGGEVEERSSAVGNLFGSVGVLIVAMIATLVLSLGSFKLASLIGAIAVCSVGLGALSIGLFGYPFGFNPIIGTVGLIGVAVNDSITVLTALKEDPAASRGDRKAVRQVVIHATRHVLTTTLTTMIGFVPLIAGGGGFWPPLAVPIAGGVAGATLLALYFIPSAYLLLVRWQSKTTSTGMINLS is encoded by the coding sequence GTGACACGGCAACGCGGAGAATACTACCTACCCTTCAATTTTCCTTCCATGTATATCCTCTTCTACCGCAACTTTCGGCTACTCATCCTCGCAATTGTTCTGATTATCGTTTGGGGGCTTTCTTCGTATCAATCACTCCCACGGCTGGAAGATCCAGAACTAACATCACGGGTTGCCGTTGTGAAAACGTTTTTTCCTGGGGCGAGTGCCGAGCGAGTTGAAGCATTAGTGACTGAGAAAATTGAAAAAGAGCTCTCAGCAATTGAAGAAATCGAAACTTATGAATCTACTTCACGAGCTGGTGTTTCTATCATTACGGTAGAGCTGTTAGAGCGAGTAAACCGAGAGCGGGTAGATGGTGTCTGGTCGCGGGTACGTGACAAGTTGCGGGATGCCCAGGTGAAATTACCTTCAGGGGCAACTGACCCAGAATTGGCAGAGTCTGAGGTAAGAGCATATGCACTGCTAGCTGCACTTACATGGGAGCAGGATGACCCGCCTAACTATGCAATCCTCTATCGCCGTGCCAAGTCTTTAGAAGATGAACTGCGGGCGATCGCTGGTACAGAAGACGTTGAAATTTTTGGTGCACCTGATGAGGAGATTGCTGTCGAAGTCAGTTCGGCAGACCTAGCAGCCTTGGGAATTACAGCCCAGCAACTCTCGCAGCAAATTCAGCAGAGTGATTCTAAAGCAGCAGCAGGTCAACTGCGAGCGAATCATGACTTGCTGATTGAAGTCAAAGGTGAGTTAGACTCGCTCGAACGCATCCGCCAGATTCCCATTCGCTGTAATGCTTGTGGAACTGACGCGGAGGGACAATTTATCCACTTAAGCAACATTGCTCAAGTGAAGAAAGGCATTGTTGAACCTGCATCTAATTTAGCCTTGATTGGCGATCGCCCAGCTGTTGTCGTCGGTGCTTATGTCGAGTCAGATTATCGGCTCGATCGATGGGCAAAAGTAGCACACAAAACTCTAGACCAATTCCGGCAACAGCTACCGAGTGGCATGAAGCTGCAAGTCTTATTAGATCAAAACACCTACGTTACAGCCCGACTCAACAACCTCATTCTCAACTTATTATTTGGAGCAGTGCTGCTGTTTGCCGTGACCATTTTTATGATGGGGTTTCAGTCTGCTTTGGTGGTGCAAGCTGCCCTTCCTCTATCGGTTTTAATTGTGTTCGGCTGTATGGGATTGATAGGAATTCCCCTGCACCAGATGTCAGTGACTGGGCTAATTGTGTCATTGGGAATATTGATTGATAATGCCATTATTGTGGTTGATGAAGTACAAAACCGTCTTAAACAAGGGCTTCCTCCCGCCACTGCTGTTGCCGAGAGCGTTCGCTATTTAACAGCTCCCCTGATTGCAGCTACACTCACAACGGTAATTTCATTCCTGCCGATTCCGCTGCTGCCAGGTAGTGTTGGTGAGTTCGTTGGCACGATTGGCTTGAATGTTATCCTGGCAGTCTCTGCTTCCCTATTCGTGGCTTTGACAATTACACCAGTTCTAGCAGCTAGATTGCATCGTTACTGGACCGCTCGAAGAATACGCAGAAGTGGTTTGCGTTCAACTCCAATTTGGTGGCAAGACGGATTTTCTCACCCGCTGTTAACTCATTTTTATCGTCGGACATTAGATTGGACGTATGCTCGACCGATGTGGGGAATTGTTTTATCCCTAATTTTGCCGCTTGCAGGGTTTGGTCTAGCAACTACTCTAGAACTTCAGTTTTTCCCACCTGCCGATCGCGACCAAATGCGGGTTGAAGTGGAATTACCTGCATCTGCATCTCTACAACAAACTCAATCCTTAGTGCAGCAAGTCCAGGAGAAACTCCTGCAACATGCTGAAGTAGTTGATGTAAATTGGTTTATCGGTGAGAGCGCTCCCCAAATTTACTACAACCAACCTGTAGGACGAGAGGGCGAGTCAAATTTTGCCAACGCGATTGTGCAGTTGCAGGAAGTTGCACCAAATTCACTGCTCCAACAGCTGCAAGCGTTGATGGATGAAGCATTTCCCGCTGCACGAGTGCTGGTGCGGCAGTTCGAGCAAGGTCCCCCATTTGATGCACCCATTGAATTGCGAATCTATGGTTCTGATTTAAACCGCTTGCAAGAACTAGGAGAACAGACAAGAACACTACTGGCGCAGACTGCTAAAGTAACGCACACCCGTGCCAGACTGAATGAGGTGCAGCCGCAGTTAGGGTTACGTGTGGATGAAGAAGCAGCGCGATCGCTCGGACTGAGTCATGCCAGTATTGCTCAACAATTAGATACGACTTTAGAGGGTATCCAGGGCGGTTCAGTGCTAGAGTCTACTGAAGACTTGCCGGTGCGAGTGCGGTTGTCGAATTCAGTTCGGGGCGACTTGGATCAAATTCGTTCGTTGGACTTGCTCACACCCAGTCGAGAGGCTCCTAACTCCTTGAACTCAACTCCTCTGTTGGGGCTAGGCGAAGTGCAGTTAGAACCAAAACCATCTGCCATTACTCGACGTAACGGACAACGAGTTAATACAGTGCAGGGGTTTATCGCAGTAGGAACCCTACCTGCTACAGTTCTACCTGAATTCCAGCAGCGATTGACTGAGCAGTTGAAGTTGCCGAGTGGATATTCCTTTGAGTTTGGTGGAGAGGTTGAGGAGCGTAGCTCAGCCGTCGGCAATTTGTTCGGGAGTGTTGGTGTGCTGATCGTCGCGATGATTGCGACCCTCGTGTTATCTTTAGGGTCGTTCAAACTGGCAAGTCTGATTGGTGCGATCGCAGTTTGCTCGGTCGGTCTGGGTGCCTTATCAATCGGGTTATTTGGTTATCCGTTTGGCTTTAATCCCATCATCGGTACCGTTGGCTTGATTGGTGTGGCGGTGAATGATTCCATTACTGTTCTCACTGCGCTTAAGGAAGATCCAGCGGCAAGTCGGGGAGACCGAAAAGCTGTGCGTCAGGTCGTCATCCATGCCACTCGTCACGTGTTGACTACAACCTTGACGACGATGATTGGTTTTGTGCCTCTAATTGCAGGAGGTGGAGGATTCTGGCCGCCTTTAGCCGTGCCGATTGCAGGAGGTGTTGCTGGTGCGACGCTCTTAGCCCTCTATTTCATCCCTTCAGCTTATCTGCTACTCGTTCGTTGGCAAAGCAAGACAACTTCGACTGGAATGATCAACTTAAGCTAG
- a CDS encoding RRXRR domain-containing protein produces the protein MMRIPVLDKDNQPLMPTTPARARKWLEKGKAVKGWSDCGQFYVQLTIEPSGRNLQDIVIGIDPGKKYSGIGVQSARFTLYTAHLILPFQTVRDRMDARRLMRRGRRGRRINRKVEVSKRAHRQKRFSNRRQSKLAPSIRANRQLELRIVSELCKLYPVAEIRYEYVRADVDLTSGRKKAKSGKGFSPVMVGQKCILEQLGKSAPVVKIEGYQTAFTREHLGLTKNKADKSKAEFNTHAVDGVAIAASHFVGYRKYHRVDMDGAGWFGCVSITPASFFVIRRPPYSRRQLHLMVPAKGGIRRKYGGSTTRHCVRKGDLVNSPKGIGYVSGDTERQISVSDANWKRLGQIASSKVALIRRSTGLILTC, from the coding sequence ATCATGCGAATTCCGGTTTTAGACAAAGACAACCAACCACTTATGCCCACCACACCAGCGAGGGCGCGAAAGTGGCTCGAGAAAGGTAAGGCGGTTAAGGGTTGGTCAGACTGTGGGCAGTTCTATGTGCAACTGACTATAGAACCATCCGGGCGCAATCTTCAGGATATTGTCATCGGGATCGACCCCGGTAAAAAATATTCAGGAATTGGCGTTCAGTCTGCGAGATTCACGTTGTACACAGCACACCTGATTCTACCGTTTCAAACAGTGCGTGACCGAATGGACGCACGGCGATTGATGCGTCGTGGGCGCAGGGGAAGAAGAATTAACCGCAAGGTTGAAGTTTCAAAACGCGCTCATCGTCAAAAGCGATTTTCGAATCGTCGTCAAAGTAAACTAGCACCTTCAATCCGTGCCAACCGCCAGCTAGAACTTAGAATCGTGTCCGAACTGTGCAAGCTTTACCCAGTTGCAGAAATTAGATACGAATATGTTCGAGCAGATGTAGACCTAACTAGTGGGCGCAAAAAAGCCAAATCTGGAAAAGGTTTTTCACCTGTAATGGTTGGTCAAAAATGCATACTAGAACAATTGGGCAAGAGCGCACCTGTTGTCAAAATTGAAGGATATCAAACTGCTTTTACAAGAGAACACCTCGGACTTACAAAGAACAAAGCCGACAAGTCTAAGGCAGAGTTTAATACCCATGCTGTTGACGGAGTTGCTATCGCAGCATCTCACTTTGTCGGGTATCGCAAATATCACAGGGTTGATATGGATGGTGCTGGCTGGTTTGGTTGCGTATCTATCACACCTGCGTCGTTTTTTGTAATTCGCAGACCTCCTTATTCTCGTCGCCAACTACATTTGATGGTTCCGGCTAAGGGAGGAATTAGGCGCAAATATGGTGGTTCCACAACTCGTCATTGTGTCCGCAAAGGCGATTTGGTTAACTCCCCCAAAGGAATTGGCTATGTCAGTGGAGATACCGAAAGACAAATATCTGTCAGCGATGCTAACTGGAAACGGTTAGGACAGATAGCATCTAGCAAAGTAGCTTTAATCCGGCGTTCAACCGGGTTAATCCTTACTTGTTAG